A window of Candidatus Pantoea floridensis contains these coding sequences:
- the suhB gene encoding inositol-1-monophosphatase translates to MHPMLNIAVRAARKAGNLIAKNYETPDAVEASQKGSNDFVTNVDRDAERLIIEVIRKSYPKHTIITEESGELAGEDQDIQWVIDPLDGTTNFIKRLPHFSVSIAVRIKGRTEVAVVYDPMRNELFTAVRGQGAQLNGYRLRGSTARDLDGTILATGFPFKLKQHATPYINIVGKLFTQCADFRRTGSAALDLAYTAAGRVDGFFEIGLKPWDFAAGELLVREAGGLVTDFTGNHGYLMSGNIVAGNPRVVKAMLANMREELSEALKR, encoded by the coding sequence ATGCATCCGATGCTCAACATCGCCGTGCGCGCAGCGCGCAAGGCCGGAAATTTAATTGCCAAGAATTACGAAACCCCGGACGCTGTCGAAGCCAGCCAAAAAGGCAGCAACGACTTCGTTACCAATGTTGACCGCGACGCAGAACGTCTGATTATCGAAGTAATTCGTAAATCGTACCCGAAACACACCATCATCACCGAAGAAAGCGGTGAACTGGCGGGCGAAGATCAAGACATTCAATGGGTAATCGATCCGCTGGATGGCACCACCAACTTCATTAAACGTTTACCCCACTTCTCAGTATCTATCGCTGTGCGCATCAAAGGCCGCACCGAAGTGGCTGTGGTTTACGATCCCATGCGCAACGAACTGTTCACCGCTGTACGCGGTCAGGGCGCACAGCTGAACGGTTATCGTCTGCGCGGCAGCACCGCTCGCGATCTGGACGGCACCATTTTGGCTACCGGCTTCCCGTTCAAGCTGAAGCAGCATGCCACTCCTTACATTAATATCGTAGGCAAACTGTTCACCCAGTGTGCAGATTTTCGTCGCACCGGTTCGGCTGCGTTGGATCTGGCTTACACGGCGGCTGGACGCGTGGATGGTTTCTTTGAAATTGGCCTGAAGCCGTGGGATTTTGCGGCGGGCGAACTGCTGGTACGCGAAGCGGGCGGCCTGGTGACTGACTTTACCGGCAACCACGGTTACCTGATGTCAGGTAACATTGTCGCCGGTAACCCACGCGTGGTTAAAGCGATGCTGGCCAACATGCGTGAAGAATTAAGTGAAGCGCTGAAGCGCTAA
- the trmJ gene encoding tRNA (cytosine(32)/uridine(32)-2'-O)-methyltransferase TrmJ, which translates to MLQNIRIVLVETSHTGNMGSVARAMKTMGLTNLYLVNPLVKPDSQAISLAAGASDVIGNARIVDTMDEAIAGCSLVVGTSARSRSLPWPMLDSRECGIKSVEEGQQAPVALVFGRERVGLTNEELQKCHYHVAIQANPEYSSLNLAMAVQIIAYEVRMAWLDAQDKAAPVAEPEESPYPLVDDLERFYQHIEKMMLNSGFIREGTPSQVMSKLRRLYTRARPERDELNILRGMMASFEKRKGNGDNS; encoded by the coding sequence ATGCTGCAAAATATCCGAATCGTACTGGTAGAAACGTCTCACACCGGCAACATGGGCTCTGTCGCACGCGCCATGAAAACCATGGGTTTAACCAACCTTTATCTGGTCAACCCGTTGGTAAAACCTGATTCTCAGGCCATTTCCCTCGCCGCCGGCGCCAGCGATGTCATTGGCAATGCGCGCATTGTCGATACCATGGATGAAGCCATTGCCGGTTGTAGTTTAGTCGTCGGCACCAGCGCCCGTTCGCGTTCCCTGCCGTGGCCCATGCTTGACTCGCGTGAGTGCGGCATTAAAAGCGTGGAAGAGGGCCAGCAGGCACCGGTTGCGCTGGTATTTGGCCGTGAGCGTGTGGGGTTGACCAACGAAGAGTTGCAGAAGTGTCATTACCATGTGGCGATTCAGGCCAATCCGGAATACAGCTCGCTAAATCTGGCGATGGCAGTACAGATCATCGCTTACGAAGTGCGGATGGCGTGGCTGGACGCGCAAGATAAAGCGGCGCCGGTTGCCGAGCCTGAAGAATCCCCGTATCCATTGGTCGACGATCTGGAGCGCTTCTATCAGCACATTGAGAAGATGATGTTGAACAGCGGTTTTATTCGTGAAGGCACGCCAAGCCAGGTGATGAGCAAGCTGCGTCGTTTATACACGCGCGCACGTCCGGAACGCGATGAGCTGAATATCCTGCGCGGCATGATGGCCTCATTCGAAAAGCGCAAAGGTAATGGGGATAATAGTTGA
- the iscR gene encoding Fe-S cluster assembly transcriptional regulator IscR, translating to MRLTSKGRYAVTAMLDVALHSHEGPVPLADISERQGISLSYLEQLFSRLRKHGLVASVRGPGGGYLLGKDSGAIAVGAVITAVDESVDATKCQGKEGCQGGERCLTHVLWRDLSERISDFLNNITLAELVNNQEILDVADRQNAIDNRRFQQHRVQETINVNLRA from the coding sequence ATGAGACTGACATCCAAAGGACGTTATGCCGTAACCGCTATGCTGGACGTTGCACTGCACTCACACGAAGGCCCTGTGCCGCTAGCTGACATTTCTGAGCGTCAGGGCATTTCGCTATCCTATCTGGAGCAGTTATTCTCACGCTTACGTAAGCATGGCTTAGTGGCCAGCGTTCGTGGTCCGGGCGGCGGTTATCTGTTAGGTAAAGACTCTGGCGCCATTGCCGTGGGTGCGGTAATCACCGCCGTTGATGAATCTGTCGACGCCACCAAATGCCAGGGTAAAGAAGGCTGCCAGGGCGGCGAGCGTTGCCTGACGCACGTTCTGTGGCGCGATCTGAGTGAGCGCATCAGCGACTTCCTTAACAACATCACGCTGGCGGAACTGGTGAATAATCAGGAAATCCTCGATGTTGCCGATCGCCAGAACGCGATCGATAATCGCCGCTTCCAGCAGCATCGTGTGCAAGAAACCATCAACGTTAATCTCCGCGCGTAA
- a CDS encoding IscS subfamily cysteine desulfurase, producing the protein MKLPIYLDYAATTPADPRVATKMMQFLTMDGTFGNPASRSHRFGWQAEEAVDVARNQIAELVNADPREIVFTSGATEADNLAIKGAAQFHQARGKHIITSQTEHKAVLDSCLQLAHEGFDVTFLQPGSDGIVTPQMLESALRDDTVLVSLMHVNNETGVIQDIAALGALCHARDVLFHVDATQSVGKLPINVSELPVDLMSFSAHKLYGPKGIGALWVRRKPRLQIDAQMHGGGHERGMRSGTLPVHQIVGMGEAYRIAREEMSSEMARLAELRQRLWSGISKLGNVNLNGSLEQGAPNILNISFAHVDGESLIMALKDLALSSGSACTSASLEPSYVLRAMGVEQELAHSSLRFSLGRFTSAEEIEYAIELVNKAVTRLRAVSPAATSR; encoded by the coding sequence ATGAAATTACCGATTTACCTGGATTACGCAGCCACCACGCCTGCCGATCCACGTGTTGCCACCAAAATGATGCAGTTCCTCACCATGGATGGCACCTTCGGTAACCCCGCTTCCCGTTCTCACCGTTTTGGCTGGCAGGCTGAAGAGGCCGTTGATGTTGCTCGCAATCAAATTGCTGAGCTGGTCAATGCCGATCCGCGTGAAATCGTTTTTACCTCTGGCGCAACAGAAGCTGATAACCTGGCAATTAAGGGAGCAGCACAATTCCATCAGGCGCGCGGCAAACACATCATTACCAGCCAAACCGAACACAAAGCGGTGCTCGACAGTTGTTTGCAGCTGGCGCATGAAGGCTTTGATGTCACTTTCTTACAGCCGGGCAGCGACGGCATTGTCACGCCGCAGATGCTTGAATCTGCACTGCGCGACGATACGGTGCTGGTGTCGCTGATGCACGTTAATAATGAAACCGGTGTGATTCAGGATATCGCTGCCCTCGGCGCGCTGTGCCATGCGCGAGATGTGCTGTTCCACGTTGATGCCACCCAAAGCGTCGGCAAGTTACCGATTAACGTCAGTGAACTGCCGGTGGATTTGATGTCGTTCTCGGCGCACAAGCTCTATGGCCCCAAAGGCATCGGTGCGTTGTGGGTGCGACGTAAACCGCGTCTGCAAATCGATGCGCAGATGCACGGTGGTGGACACGAGCGTGGTATGCGATCAGGCACTTTGCCGGTGCACCAGATTGTTGGCATGGGCGAAGCCTATCGCATTGCGCGTGAAGAGATGAGCAGCGAAATGGCGCGTCTGGCTGAGCTGCGCCAGCGTCTGTGGAGCGGCATCAGTAAACTGGGTAATGTGAACCTCAACGGTTCGCTCGAACAGGGCGCACCAAACATCCTCAATATCAGTTTTGCCCACGTTGATGGCGAATCGCTGATTATGGCGCTGAAAGATCTGGCGCTCTCATCCGGTTCCGCCTGTACCTCGGCCAGTCTCGAACCCTCATATGTACTGCGCGCAATGGGCGTTGAGCAGGAGCTGGCACACAGCTCGCTGCGTTTTTCGCTCGGACGTTTCACAAGCGCAGAAGAAATTGAGTACGCTATCGAGCTGGTTAATAAAGCGGTAACGCGCCTGCGGGCAGTATCGCCTGCGGCAACCTCCCGCTAA
- the pepB gene encoding aminopeptidase PepB, protein MTTQPMIITLSSQAADARWGDKALLSSNESGMTVHLTGADALMSIQRAGRKLDGQGIRHVALHGEGWDLEKCWAFWQGYRSPKGKRQVEWPEFNEADQAEFERRLKIVDWVRDTINLPAEDLSPEQLAHNAVDLISEVGGKAVSYRITKGDDLREQGYAGIHTVGRGSSRVPVLLALDFNPTGDEAAPVYACLVGKGITFDTGGYSLKQSAFMDSMKSDMGGAATLTGALALAISRGLNKRVKLFLCCADNMVSGNAFRLGDIIRYRNGKTVEVMNTDAEGRLVLADGLIDASEQNPELLIDAATLTGAAKTALGNDYHALFTFDDVLAESLLGSATGENEAFWRLPLAEFHRSHLPSNFADLNNIASPSHAAGASSAAAFLSHFVSKYQQGWLHIDCSATYRKGAVDQWSAGATGLGVRTVANLLLK, encoded by the coding sequence ATGACAACACAACCGATGATAATTACGCTCAGCTCCCAGGCCGCCGACGCGCGCTGGGGTGACAAAGCATTGCTGAGCAGCAACGAAAGTGGCATGACCGTTCACCTGACTGGCGCCGACGCGCTGATGAGCATCCAGCGCGCCGGGCGCAAGCTGGACGGTCAGGGCATTCGCCACGTTGCGCTGCACGGCGAAGGCTGGGATTTGGAAAAATGCTGGGCATTCTGGCAAGGCTATCGTAGCCCGAAAGGCAAGCGCCAGGTCGAGTGGCCGGAATTCAATGAAGCCGATCAAGCTGAATTTGAGCGTCGTTTGAAGATCGTTGATTGGGTTCGCGACACCATCAACCTGCCGGCGGAAGATCTCAGCCCCGAGCAGCTGGCGCATAACGCGGTTGATTTGATTAGCGAAGTCGGCGGCAAAGCGGTGAGCTACCGCATTACCAAAGGTGACGATCTGCGCGAGCAGGGATATGCCGGCATCCACACCGTTGGGCGTGGTTCCTCGCGCGTACCGGTACTGCTGGCGCTTGATTTCAACCCAACCGGCGATGAAGCTGCACCGGTTTATGCGTGTCTGGTGGGTAAAGGTATTACTTTTGATACCGGCGGTTACAGCCTGAAGCAGAGCGCTTTTATGGATTCAATGAAGTCCGACATGGGCGGCGCGGCAACGCTGACCGGCGCACTGGCGTTAGCGATTTCGCGTGGTCTGAACAAGCGCGTGAAACTGTTCCTGTGCTGCGCAGACAACATGGTGAGCGGCAACGCGTTCCGTCTGGGTGACATCATCCGCTATCGCAACGGTAAAACCGTTGAAGTAATGAACACCGATGCGGAAGGCCGTCTGGTGCTGGCCGATGGCCTGATCGATGCCAGCGAGCAAAATCCAGAGCTGCTGATTGATGCCGCCACGCTGACGGGCGCAGCAAAAACGGCCTTGGGCAACGATTACCACGCGCTATTTACCTTTGACGATGTGCTGGCCGAATCGCTGCTCGGCAGCGCAACCGGTGAGAACGAAGCCTTCTGGCGTCTGCCGCTGGCGGAATTCCATCGGAGCCATTTGCCTTCGAACTTTGCCGACTTGAATAACATCGCCAGCCCGTCACACGCGGCGGGTGCCAGCAGCGCGGCCGCGTTCCTGTCGCATTTCGTCAGCAAATACCAGCAGGGCTGGCTGCATATTGACTGCTCTGCCACCTATCGCAAAGGTGCGGTGGATCAGTGGTCCGCCGGTGCAACCGGTTTAGGTGTGCGTACCGTCGCCAATCTATTGCTGAAATAA
- the sseB gene encoding enhanced serine sensitivity protein SseB yields MSNRLEEVLKLAATEPAHRPEFFQLLLEADVWVPGESPAEQFDATSPVELQHWEKEGGGSVIPFFTSEEAMGEAIKGEQPYLRMPVRTLFEITQGDTLFLNAKLPAGKEFSPGEIAHLLSEEGSALSQQTVLEGGQALLLSEVAEPPAQMIDSLTQLFAKYKQVRRAYVASIRESAAEEPNLLIGIEADSDIDEIIQAAGGVATDTLADDAPIDICEVVSEDRGVSHFFTAHITPFYERRWGSFLRDFKGSQRII; encoded by the coding sequence ATGAGTAACCGTCTTGAAGAGGTGCTGAAGTTGGCCGCCACTGAGCCTGCGCACCGTCCGGAATTTTTCCAACTGCTGCTGGAAGCCGATGTTTGGGTACCTGGCGAAAGTCCTGCCGAACAGTTTGATGCCACCTCACCGGTTGAGTTACAGCACTGGGAAAAAGAGGGCGGCGGCAGCGTAATCCCGTTCTTCACTTCCGAAGAAGCGATGGGCGAGGCGATCAAAGGTGAACAGCCGTATCTGCGCATGCCGGTGCGTACGCTGTTTGAGATTACACAGGGCGACACGCTGTTTCTCAATGCGAAACTGCCTGCCGGCAAAGAGTTTTCGCCGGGCGAAATTGCCCATTTGCTGAGTGAAGAGGGCAGTGCGCTGAGTCAGCAAACCGTGCTGGAAGGCGGACAAGCGCTGCTGCTCTCCGAAGTGGCAGAGCCACCGGCGCAGATGATTGATTCGCTGACGCAGCTGTTTGCCAAGTATAAGCAGGTGCGCCGTGCTTACGTTGCCAGCATTCGTGAAAGCGCAGCGGAAGAGCCGAATCTATTGATTGGCATCGAAGCGGATAGCGATATTGATGAGATTATTCAGGCAGCGGGCGGGGTGGCAACCGATACGCTCGCCGACGATGCACCGATTGATATCTGTGAAGTGGTGAGTGAAGATCGCGGCGTCAGCCATTTCTTTACTGCCCACATTACGCCTTTTTACGAGCGTCGCTGGGGCAGTTTCCTGCGCGATTTCAAAGGCAGCCAGCGGATTATTTGA
- the sseA gene encoding 3-mercaptopyruvate sulfurtransferase has product MTAIFVSADWLKEHYNEETLQVIDARMLPPGQEAVRDLKAEYLAGHLPNAPFFDIEALSDHTSPYPHMMPRAEAFAVAMRELGISRDKHLVVYDEGNLFSAPRAWWMLRAFGCENVSILAAGLQGWKAAGFELASGPVTLPEAEFEATYDSTQVKRLTDVLLISHEGGAQIVDARAANRFNAEVDEPRPGLLRGHIPHSLNVPWNSLVANGELKPAAELRDLFEKAGVKLDQPVIASCGSGVTAVVVILALTSLGVRDVTLYDGSWGEWGSRDDLPIEK; this is encoded by the coding sequence ATGACAGCCATATTTGTGTCCGCCGATTGGTTGAAAGAACATTACAACGAGGAAACGTTGCAGGTTATTGACGCCCGCATGTTGCCACCCGGCCAGGAAGCCGTAAGGGATCTGAAGGCTGAATATCTTGCCGGCCATTTACCGAATGCACCGTTCTTCGATATCGAAGCGCTTTCAGATCATACCAGCCCCTATCCGCATATGATGCCGCGCGCCGAAGCCTTTGCGGTAGCAATGCGCGAGCTGGGCATCAGCCGGGATAAACATCTGGTGGTGTATGACGAAGGCAACCTGTTCTCCGCGCCGCGCGCGTGGTGGATGCTGCGCGCCTTCGGTTGTGAAAACGTGTCAATTCTCGCCGCGGGATTACAGGGCTGGAAGGCCGCCGGTTTCGAATTAGCCAGCGGGCCGGTTACTCTGCCAGAAGCGGAATTTGAGGCGACCTATGACAGTACGCAGGTAAAACGTCTGACCGACGTGCTGCTGATTAGCCATGAAGGCGGCGCACAGATTGTGGATGCGCGCGCGGCTAACCGTTTTAACGCCGAAGTAGATGAGCCGCGTCCAGGGCTGCTGCGCGGTCATATACCTCATAGCCTCAACGTGCCGTGGAACAGTTTGGTGGCGAACGGTGAACTGAAACCGGCGGCAGAACTGCGCGATTTGTTTGAAAAAGCAGGCGTGAAGCTGGATCAGCCGGTGATTGCCAGCTGTGGTTCCGGTGTGACGGCGGTGGTGGTGATTTTGGCGCTGACCTCACTTGGCGTACGCGATGTGACGCTGTACGACGGTTCGTGGGGGGAATGGGGCAGCCGCGACGATTTACCGATTGAGAAGTGA